DNA from Devosia yakushimensis:
AATGCCGGCCCGCGCCACGGCGCGAATGGTCGCCTGGTAATTCTCGATCTGCTCGTCGCGCCCTTCCAGCCCCATCATCGCCTTGTGGTAGAAATGGGTGGGGACGTTTTCGATGGCTTCGAATGTGAGGCCCGCTGCCTCGACCTCTGCGACCAGCGCGCGAACATCCCGTTCCTCCCAGCGGCTGTCGCCGGGCAGCTTGGGATTGTTCATCTGCAGGCCCGTGGCCCCGATCTGGGCGGCAAAGCGCAGCCGTTCTTCGCTGAGCTCGTGAAACTGCCCCACCGCGATTCTGATCGCCATTACCCCGTCCCTGCCGCTGGGCCATCAGGCCGTAAAACATCGGTCTTCGGCGCCGTGGTGCCGGAGAAAAATCGCAATGAACCAGCGAAAGACGGGACCTCCTCAGGCTTCCGTCAGGCCGCGTCGCACTCCGTTTAAATATATTTATTGGCGACTAGAAAATGTTATTACGCTGGATTAAGAGCTGTCAACGGGTCTTGGGGCGCGTTTTTCTGAAACAATCTATTGGGGAGCAAGGGTGAGCGAAGGGATCGACAATCCTGGCTATCTGGCTTTTGTCGATGCGTTGCTGGCCGGCCGGCTCAAGCTCGGCCAGACCCTCAAGCAGGAAGAATTATGCGATGTGCTTGATATGTCGCTGTCGCCCATGCGCGAGACCACGACGCTGCTCGAAGCCGAGGGGTTGATCACCGTGCGCCGCCGTATCGGCATCACGATTTTCTACCCGGATGTGAAATTCGTCGGCAATACCTTCCAGTTTCGCGGCATTCTCGAGCGCGAGGGGCTAACCAAATTTGCCCGCTCGACGGATATTGGCTGGGTGCGCAGGACGCGCGACGACCATGAGGCCATGATCGACTATGTGCGGCAGGTTAATGACCAGTCGGTCTATCGCGAGCCGGTACGGCTGCTCGAGCGCGCATTTCACGGCAGCTTCATCGCGGCCTTCGATAATCTCCAGATCGATATGATCTACCAGCGCCTGACGCAGAAAATGTTCCTGATCCGGCTGATC
Protein-coding regions in this window:
- a CDS encoding GntR family transcriptional regulator, which codes for MSEGIDNPGYLAFVDALLAGRLKLGQTLKQEELCDVLDMSLSPMRETTTLLEAEGLITVRRRIGITIFYPDVKFVGNTFQFRGILEREGLTKFARSTDIGWVRRTRDDHEAMIDYVRQVNDQSVYREPVRLLERAFHGSFIAAFDNLQIDMIYQRLTQKMFLIRLINMEAVGPANTIRSMSEHLDILDALEQRDAEGAVAALDKHLQGSLHRVLTA